A window from Montipora capricornis isolate CH-2021 chromosome 7, ASM3666992v2, whole genome shotgun sequence encodes these proteins:
- the LOC138058257 gene encoding non-structural maintenance of chromosomes element 3 homolog isoform X2 has product MPKAKDKTKRRRVEELEDDGSSQSQRSGRSQRNEEEDDNDNIDCTQTGKSQKSQKELSKDELNRKVSELVRYLLFMDRKKYPIKRADISKNVLKEHAKAFNQVFDHAKKNLQKVFGIDLVEIEVGKSKGYILINHDKSGAHGDLVDWGDDLPKMGLLMVILSLIITSDHVITESLLWHTLKKLGIEQKTEHEVFGDVDKLISQEFVRQCYLDRKKVIGGEETAYEYRWGQRAEKELSKKRLGIFVSEIYGTEVESWTPQMREIFNEEEQAVNGVE; this is encoded by the exons atGCCTAAAGCGAAGGATAAAACTAAAAGGAGAAGAGTAGAAGAATTGGAG gatgACGGATCAAGTCAGTCTCAACGATCTGGCAGAAG TCAGCGTAATGAGGAAGAGgatgacaatgacaatattGATTGCACGCAGACAGGAAAATCACAGAAGTCGCAAAAGGAACTTTCAAAAGATGAACTCAACAGAAAG GTATCTGAGTTGGTGAGGTATTTGTTGTTTATGGACAGGAAAAAGTACCCCATCAAAAGAGCAG ATATCAGTAAAAATGTGTTGAAGGAGCATGCAAAGGCATTTAACCAAGTCTTTGATCATGCAAAAAAGAATCTTCAAAAG GTTTTTGGAATAGATTTGGTAGAAATTGAAGTGGGAAAGTCCAAAGGATACATTTTGATAAATCATGACAAAAGTGGAGCACATGGTGATCTTGTTGACTG GGGAGACGATCTTCCAAAGATGGGCCTACTGATGGTGATACTTAGTCTTATCATAACATCAGATCATGTCATTACTGAAT CACTACTTTGGCACACACTCAAGAAACTTGGAATTGAACAAAA GACTGAACATGAAGTATTTGGAGATGTAGATAAACTCATATCACAAGAATTCGTCCGGCAGTG TTATCTTGACAGAAAGAAAGTGATTGGAGGTGAAGAGACTGCTTATGAATACAGATGGGGACAACGAGCAGAAAAAGAGCTCAGCAAAAAACGGCTGGGGATTTTTGTCTCTGAG ATTTATGGAACTGAGGTGGAATCTTGGACACCACAAATGAGAGAGATATTTAATGAAGAAGAGCAAGCTGTAAACGGTGTAGAGTGA
- the LOC138058257 gene encoding non-structural maintenance of chromosomes element 3 homolog isoform X1 — protein MPKAKDKTKRRRVEELEDDGSSQSQRSGRSSQRNEEEDDNDNIDCTQTGKSQKSQKELSKDELNRKVSELVRYLLFMDRKKYPIKRADISKNVLKEHAKAFNQVFDHAKKNLQKVFGIDLVEIEVGKSKGYILINHDKSGAHGDLVDWGDDLPKMGLLMVILSLIITSDHVITESLLWHTLKKLGIEQKTEHEVFGDVDKLISQEFVRQCYLDRKKVIGGEETAYEYRWGQRAEKELSKKRLGIFVSEIYGTEVESWTPQMREIFNEEEQAVNGVE, from the exons atGCCTAAAGCGAAGGATAAAACTAAAAGGAGAAGAGTAGAAGAATTGGAG gatgACGGATCAAGTCAGTCTCAACGATCTGGCAGAAG TAGTCAGCGTAATGAGGAAGAGgatgacaatgacaatattGATTGCACGCAGACAGGAAAATCACAGAAGTCGCAAAAGGAACTTTCAAAAGATGAACTCAACAGAAAG GTATCTGAGTTGGTGAGGTATTTGTTGTTTATGGACAGGAAAAAGTACCCCATCAAAAGAGCAG ATATCAGTAAAAATGTGTTGAAGGAGCATGCAAAGGCATTTAACCAAGTCTTTGATCATGCAAAAAAGAATCTTCAAAAG GTTTTTGGAATAGATTTGGTAGAAATTGAAGTGGGAAAGTCCAAAGGATACATTTTGATAAATCATGACAAAAGTGGAGCACATGGTGATCTTGTTGACTG GGGAGACGATCTTCCAAAGATGGGCCTACTGATGGTGATACTTAGTCTTATCATAACATCAGATCATGTCATTACTGAAT CACTACTTTGGCACACACTCAAGAAACTTGGAATTGAACAAAA GACTGAACATGAAGTATTTGGAGATGTAGATAAACTCATATCACAAGAATTCGTCCGGCAGTG TTATCTTGACAGAAAGAAAGTGATTGGAGGTGAAGAGACTGCTTATGAATACAGATGGGGACAACGAGCAGAAAAAGAGCTCAGCAAAAAACGGCTGGGGATTTTTGTCTCTGAG ATTTATGGAACTGAGGTGGAATCTTGGACACCACAAATGAGAGAGATATTTAATGAAGAAGAGCAAGCTGTAAACGGTGTAGAGTGA